A region from the Bacillota bacterium genome encodes:
- a CDS encoding VanW family protein, protein MFWILLPCDLLGSGDVNYVPPPALTENEAALIMFNAKVSAEAIDGIIVYPGQTFSYWDTAGPFDSAHGYVYGYGVLNGKAVPALAGGVCVTSTALYRAALDAGLEIVERHPHGVPLAWAKEDDAAVSFRVSPDGRLERGWDFRFRNNLKDPVVILARSKGKNVAVELWSLQMLAVSIAPPYNSGYRLAELAEC, encoded by the coding sequence TTGTTCTGGATTCTCTTGCCCTGCGATCTCCTGGGTTCCGGCGATGTTAACTACGTTCCGCCTCCGGCTTTAACCGAAAACGAAGCCGCCCTCATCATGTTCAACGCTAAAGTGTCCGCCGAAGCGATTGACGGCATCATCGTCTATCCCGGGCAGACCTTCAGCTACTGGGACACGGCGGGCCCTTTTGATTCCGCCCACGGGTACGTTTACGGCTACGGCGTCCTGAACGGGAAGGCCGTGCCCGCTCTCGCCGGGGGAGTCTGCGTGACATCCACGGCACTCTACAGGGCCGCCCTGGACGCGGGGCTCGAAATTGTCGAGAGGCACCCCCACGGCGTTCCCCTGGCCTGGGCGAAGGAAGACGACGCCGCCGTCAGCTTTCGCGTCAGTCCGGACGGCAGGCTGGAGCGCGGCTGGGACTTCAGGTTTCGCAACAACCTGAAAGATCCGGTGGTTATCCTGGCGCGCTCTAAAGGAAAAAATGTTGCCGTGGAGCTGTGGAGCCTTCAGATGCTGGCGGTGAGTATTGCGCCGCCGTATAATAGTGGTTATCGTTTAGCGGAATTAGCGGAATGCTGA